The genomic window GTTGCAGGACGGATTAGGATAGTGGCGGCCACCTTCAACCTAGCTCCGATGCCAATGTAAGAAATTTAGGTTTTTGGTCTACCCCCTATTCCTCTGCGCTTATCCGTGGTGCCGCTCACAATTCGCATATCTGAGGCTAGGGGGTAGGGACCTTCTTATATTGTCTTTCCAAAGAGTCCACCTCTTATACAGATATAAGATTCCTAGTCGTTTCCACTAGTTTCCGGGATAGAGTCCAGATCAAATTACCAACCACGATCATATTTGTCTGTTAACGGATTCTACCCGTCATGTCCCCGGAGCACGCGCTTGTGAGCAACGCGCCATAATAGAGTGTAAATTCCTCTAGTTATGTAGACCAACATTAGGGCTGTAATCTAACTATATGATCTAGCTCCTTCCGATTATCACTGTACCCGGGTAGTCTTTCCAATATAAATAGTATATTGTATTCCACTGATAATCGACCAGCTTCCTTAAGCAAACAGCTTAAGTTCATTCCAACAAGTGATAATTCCATGATAATGATGTACAGTAATTCCATGCATAAATACATGTATAATTCCAtaatgaggtattccgaatattaGTAATTCCTAGtaatttgaatatagttgcaggaCACATAATTCCAACAAGTCGATCATAACTTTGTACTTGATTGCCGCTGCTCTCCATCCGCGCGCATGCACCGGTAGAGGACGAAACCAGGACACGGCCGTGATTAAGCCATGGTTCCCGCCGGCTGTCGTAGTGCAGAGGCATCTAGTCGGGCCATCAGGTTGTTTATCACCGTAAGTATTTTTGTATTTCAAGCATTGAATTTTTAAAGCCAGATCGGTCTGGACAATctatctactccctctgtaaacaaatataagtatatttgtttacagagggagtactacttggATGATTACCAACTCGAGAAAATAAATACTGATTCGATGTGTGTTTATTTGAAAACAATTGTTGCAATGCATGATCGTTCGTGTTGGAAAGAAATACTACAACTTGTTTGATGAGCGAGGCATGGTCATAGAGATTAAGCTGGTATAAATATTTTTATTACCGAGGCACATATTGATATGCTTGGCTATCTACGCCTTATATATACTAAGACTTAGTATATATCGTGACGCGTGTTGTTTTTTCTtatctatacctatacctatacctatacctactttttttatctatctacTACACCCAAATAACCAGAACCGTCTATCCACTAGATCCCAAGGTCTAAATTATCTTCGTGTTTAACGCAGCAAGCCACACGATTAAGCCACGCCCGCACCATCGATCACTAATCCATCCACCGGACGTTTCTGGAAAAGAAACCGCCACACCCGCGCCACGACCTGGTGGCAGGATTCCCCTGGTGGCTGCCCGCCTCTCCTCCTCCCAACGGGGCGGGCCTCCGACGCCGTCCATGTCTATCTCCCGTTGACCTCCGCTGCCCCGCATCCCTCCCCACCGATGTGCTCCCTTTGCCTCCGGGTCTCTCCCACAGAGTACGACGCCCGCCGCCGGCGTAACCTCCCTTCGCCCCGCTCGACGTCGGCCTGCCCGTCTGCCTCTCCTATGGCGCACGACACCTGCCGCCGGATCCGCCCTTCCGCCGTCTCCTGTATAACCAGTGCAACCTCCCTTCGCACCGCTCGCCATCGGCCTGGCCCGCCCGTGCGCCTCTCCTACAACGCTGGCCTCCGGCCCGCCCTCCGCCATCTCGTGTGGATCACGGCGCCTGCCTGCCGGCCCCGCCCTGCCGCATCTCCTATGCCGCGCGGCGCCCGTCTGTCGGCCACGACTTCATCACATACCTCATCGGTAAGTTCCTTTGCTTCGagctttttctttttgatttgatACGCCATGCGCCAAATTTTAAATACTGAAGGCTATGGCTGGAATTCCCGTTTTGTTGAAAATTAAGAAATTAGATTCTGTGTATAGTTATTCTCATGTCCCTCATGAACTCTGCGTGTGCGCTTCTTCTCATGTTGAACTGATGTCTCATACTAGGTCTTTGCATTTTCTTCAGGATTTGGTGCATGTGCAGTTTCACATTTGTAACATTCGTTGCAGATGAATGACCAACCAGGCGCAGATCCATTTCAGTCTGAGCGTGCCCCGTTTTAGGACCTGACGAACACCGGTGATAATCAACGTCCTCCCGAGCAAAACCATAACTTTGACATTTCAGTCCGAATTTATCTAACTCTACCGGAATAGGGTAAACTATAACCAAAAGTTAGAAATCTGACATTCTGATTGATCATACTATCTGTAATCCATTCTTTTTTGCTTCAAGGGAGTTAGTTTGTCAATCATCATGACCACCTGAAACTGATTAAACCGGTAGGTCTCGACCTCGATTGTCGTGAGTGCTCCATGAAAGCTTGGGATTTACCCTGCTAATGTGACACCTTTGGTTGTGGATCagaaagaagaaggtggtgcacaAGATCGCGACGAGTGTAACTGGCTTGAGGCTTTTTGAATTCCTTTGTTCTACCAAAAGTACTTGTATTAGGATGTTCTCGACACATTTGGATTAGATTGTCCAGAAAATTTATCTAATGTCTGACCAAATTCATTTAGATTCAGCTTAATTATATGGTCTGTTCATTTTCTGCATTGATTTTATCATACTATAAAATTGTCATACCAGTAGTTCTTAACACTGCATATGTTTTCCTACTACAAGTGCCACTTGTTGTCACAATGCTGCAAAGAGACGGTGCATGGATGCGTAGTTTAACTCTCACGAGTAGTTGAGTACTTGTATAAAGAAGAATTGTACAATGCTGAAAGATCTTATTTGCATCTGCAAAGAGGGATCATATCATTTGAGTGATTCCATAAGAATCAAGTCACTCCTTGACTAACTCGAACTTGAATCGTTTGCCTTTTTTATCATGGTTGGAGATGTGGTGTAGGAGGAGCAGCAGCTAATGGCAAACGCGCCAGTGAGCCCCAAGGGCGGTGGCCCCTACAACATGAAGAAGACCATCCGGACAAAGGGAAGGTACACAGATAGCTGAGGACGCAAGGAGATGTGTAGGTCTGCGTTTCAGAGTTATGTCTTTCAACACTGGCGATTAAATGGTCTGTAGCTGGTCTGGCGTGCTTGCCTAAATTGTACTTTGTTAGTTGCTAGAGCCATGCTAGCTTCGTATGTTCTTCTTGCAGACTTAACTAGCTAATTCTATTTAAAGCATATGTTGTTGTATCCTTCCAATTATTGTTATtcatttcttctttccttttttctgttgTCATTCAGAGTACAAATGTTATGAGAATTTCATGAATTTGGTCGTATTTTTCTTCCAATAACCTTAATTTTGTAAGTTGTGTTCTAATTCAATTTTGATTTTCATTTCGGAAATGCCTACTTTAAAGCTGCGTGAGTACATTATTTTCCTTTGAGTTTGCCATGGAGGTGAGTTCGAAACCTTTTTTTAACTTAGTGGATGTACTGTTGTAGTGATGGAGACTTGCCTGAATGTTTCTTTCCTCCGCGTGAAGTGCTTAGAGTTCTCAAAGGCATCAACAAGACCCGGAGGAAATTGACAATATGCAGGCAAGAACGCTGATCTCAATTTCATTGCTTTCTTTTTCTCTCTGAACATTTTCTTATTTGGAGTTGCAGCCGATTTATGGTGTATCAACCGACTTGGCTTAGGATGTATTGTATTTGGTTTGGCTGCATCAACCAACAAGGCTTATGATGTATTGCAGATTGAAAAGGTTTGGTTGCATCAATGAATTGATTCAAGACAAGATAGCAATGGGAACCATTGTCCTATATTCAACAGGATCGTCAATGTTCTCTGTGCCACAAAGCCCGATAGGTGTGATGGATGTTGATGCATGTCTCAGCCAACAGAGTGATGTACTACTGTTGGACCTCCAGCAACATGCTACCACAGCTCTTCGACAAGCAAAAGGCAGAGAATTGGCAGATGATCGATCTCACATCATGATGTGCTTCAGGTGTGTTGCTTACCGTTTTGTTGTTTCAAACATCTCAATTTAGTTTGGTCACTCGAGAACTATAGTGTGGTCAAGTAGTTGCTGGAAGGAACAAAGCACCATGGTAAAGACTTGATCCGTAAAAGAAAAACAATCTGTCACGAGCCTATTCATACAGTCAACATATGTAAGGGGGCATCCTAAGCTGTTAGGGTCCACAAATCGGATTGTGGAAGCTTAATCAAAATATGTATATTGGTTTTATCTCATTTTTTTTATAAATTTATGTGGGAAAAGGAAAAGGCATTGACTTCGGCTGTGCAGACCCAACCGTTCCAGAATTAGGCCGTCCTCTTATTTATCAACAGATAGCAGGCTGTTGACTTTGTCGTTCAGCTCTCCACTTGAGATTATTTTAGTTCTGATTTACTTCCTTTTTCTTTGTTTTCCAAGTAGCATGTCCTCTTGCGAGTGTGAAGTTTGTGTGCTCGGGCACCATGGTGCCCTTTTTTTGAAAAAAGCAAAAACCATATTaagagtttcaaaaaaaatcaaaaataataTTGTGGAATGTATGAGTTCACTACCGATCTatggaaaaaaattgaaaaaaatgtaaTTTGTAAGCTTTACAAAAAAAATTCCGGCCCCAAAACAAAAAATTCTGGCCCATTTGAACATACATATTTGTCTTTTTTTTGTACGCCACGTGGGAAAGCAAAATGTTATGAATTTTTGCACATATGTAGTATATGTGTGTATGCATGGTTATaaaaagtttcaatttttttttgagcTGTACAGAATGTTTTTTAAAACATCTTGCAATATTCGGTATTCTTGCTTAGTATCCCTATAGGGGTGAGTGACTAGGTGCCACCGTGTCAGTACAATGCCAGCTGTTCTTATCCACTTGGTGGATTTTTGTGCTCATACAAATGCCTTAGTGCTATCTTGGTTTGACCCCACTTGATTTTTTTGTTTCATATAATGCTTAATTACAGTTGATTGTACTTTTATTTCTTATAACAAACAAAATCTATTGTAATTATGTAATGAGGATTGAATTATCATACATACTGTGAAACACCACATGATTTAGTAAGAGAGAATAAGATAGCATGGAACTTTTCATTGATGAGATGTGTGTCAAGAAAATAAAGATATTGTAATTTTCCATTTGATCTGTGCTAAAGAAGTTATCTTGGAATAATTGTCAGTTTCGATTTTGATCTCGCTTTTTTTCTTAGGATGACAAAGAAAGAAATGCAGTAGAAGCATTGTTTCCCAGGCTCCAAGGTGTAGTTCAGTGGTGTGATGATATATGATTGTGCTCTTCGCAACATGAAAGCTTACACTAGATTGTTTTAGTTATATGAATCATGAATTAGTTTGGCTATATAATCCTTTGGCGGTGTTATTAGACACCTATACACTTGAACTGCCATGCACCTACACACTTGACTTGTTTTGAGTTTCTTTTCCACGAAGTAAACTAACATGAGGTTGCTTCAAATGGATTTTCACATCTCTACTAATAGCCGCATGGCATTATGCAGTATCTTCATTTTTAGCATTTTAAGTTACTTATTTCGTGAAAATTTTGTTATGATTTATTTTCTTGAGGGTATATTCATCTCATTAGGAAGGTCTTGTCGCGTGGCTTTGGTCTTCCTAGATTTAGTGTGGATTTTTTTCTTTCCTGGTTAGCTTTGTGAAACAATGATTATTCTAGCGCATGATCTACTCATGGCTACTTCCTTATTGTACAATTTGGAAATTCTGGAATAGTAGACATTTCTCCACTGTTGAGGGTTGATAGAATAAATTTAATTCATGATTAATCTTGCCAGAACTAAGATTAACTTAATAGGAAGTGTGACTTGCATGTCATCTATGTCATACAGAAAATCTTAAATTTcctttcttattttttttgttcatgaaTGTTGCACTCCAGAAGATGAGAGACTCAGAACGGGGCAAAGATGGTCCTGATTACCGACAGACTCTTCAAGCTTACAATTGGTGCCTGTTATGACTCCCATGGGCGTTGCTGTAGTCGACCCCATTAATTCAAATTCTGAAGATAACATGTAGCCTGAATCCAAGAGGGAACAAATTTAGTTTTTCCAAGACTGCACTGTTTGTATATCTTTGGTTCAAAGTTTGCATCTCTGCCATCTTCATATCGACAAAGCTTGTATGTACTATAACTCCTTTCAAGTTCACACAATAAATTAGACAATCTGAAATCTTCACTGTACGATTTTGATTTCTTCTTGGATTTTGATTTCTTTTTGGTCTATTTAAACTTCACATGACATCCTCAAAAGACAATTGATGCGTTTGTATTAAACTTCTCACTATATGACCTTGAGTGGCCGGGATCATCATACACTATAGTCATtctcttttatttaaaaaaaatatagaCCATTGAATTCAGAATTGAATACACACTTGAATTTCATGATCAACTTTGGTAGAGACGTGCATTGCATGTGCACGCTTACtagtactaataaagcaaggtgcg from Triticum aestivum cultivar Chinese Spring chromosome 3B, IWGSC CS RefSeq v2.1, whole genome shotgun sequence includes these protein-coding regions:
- the LOC123066529 gene encoding uncharacterized protein isoform X2, with the protein product MANAPVSPKGGGPYNMKKTIRTKGSDGDLPECFFPPREVLRVLKGINKTRRKLTICRLKRFGCINELIQDKIAMGTIVLYSTGSSMFSVPQSPIGVMDVDACLSQQSDVLLLDLQQHATTALRQAKGRELADDRSHIMMCFR
- the LOC123066529 gene encoding uncharacterized protein isoform X1, yielding MANAPVSPKGGGPYNMKKTIRTKGSDGDLPECFFPPREVLRVLKGINKTRRKLTICRLKRFGCINELIQDKIAMGTIVLYSTGSSMFSVPQSPIGVMDVDACLSQQSDVLLLDLQQHATTALRQAKGRELADDRSHIMMCFRR